A genomic region of Synechococcus sp. NOUM97013 contains the following coding sequences:
- a CDS encoding ROK family protein, protein MPDPCVIGVDLGGTAIKLGLFSLEGVLQAEHQRPTPQPATPGAVCMEIVEAIGVLDPDGRASVVGIGLPGPMDAEARIARVCINLPGWEEVPLAAWLEPRLNRRVTLANDGNCALVGEAWKGAASGFDDVVLLTLGTGVGGGVMLSGELFTGHHGAAAEPGLITLFPEGPACNSGNRGSLEQFASITGLQRLGADDPAALAAAASRGDQDALAIWDRYGELLGTGISSLVYLFTPQLVLLGGGLAGASAHFLPAVRREVMSRVQAISREGLQIKACALGNGAGRLGAARLAIQRLLPSAPPQAG, encoded by the coding sequence ATGCCAGATCCTTGTGTGATCGGGGTTGATCTGGGAGGGACGGCCATCAAGCTCGGGCTGTTCAGCCTGGAGGGTGTTCTGCAGGCAGAACATCAACGCCCGACCCCGCAACCGGCCACACCGGGGGCTGTCTGCATGGAGATCGTTGAGGCCATTGGAGTGCTCGACCCCGATGGCCGCGCGTCGGTGGTGGGGATCGGTTTGCCGGGGCCGATGGATGCTGAGGCCCGCATCGCCCGTGTGTGCATCAACCTGCCCGGCTGGGAAGAGGTGCCCCTAGCGGCCTGGCTAGAACCCCGTCTCAACCGTCGCGTCACCCTCGCCAATGACGGCAACTGTGCGCTTGTGGGTGAAGCCTGGAAAGGAGCTGCCAGCGGCTTTGATGACGTGGTGCTGCTGACCCTGGGCACTGGTGTCGGGGGTGGCGTGATGCTCTCCGGTGAGTTGTTCACGGGCCATCACGGTGCCGCGGCCGAGCCTGGTTTGATCACGCTGTTCCCTGAAGGACCCGCTTGCAACAGCGGCAATCGCGGCTCTCTGGAGCAATTCGCCAGCATCACGGGGCTGCAACGCCTCGGCGCCGACGACCCTGCCGCGCTGGCCGCGGCCGCATCCCGTGGCGATCAAGACGCCCTGGCGATTTGGGATCGCTACGGAGAGCTGCTGGGGACCGGGATCAGTTCTCTGGTGTATCTGTTCACGCCCCAGTTGGTGCTGCTGGGTGGTGGCCTTGCCGGGGCGAGTGCCCATTTCCTGCCTGCCGTGCGGCGTGAGGTGATGTCTCGCGTGCAGGCCATCAGTCGTGAGGGTCTTCAGATCAAGGCATGTGCCTTGGGCAATGGAGCTGGACGTCTGGGGGCGGCTCGTCTAGCAATTCAGCGTTTGCTTCCGTCTGCGCCACCCCAGGCGGGATGA
- a CDS encoding ArgR family transcriptional regulator, giving the protein MADELLRLSPEWGQRAEDGTDLAPLLALDQALELSSLRQGISRDAFLKDLLRDLHHQQLIPLLLMLPRRWKLQQASLPEHLRSIGNVLETGLISPLLLATVADDLQHLLPPSPKRQQRGAIDRWSERDVALSDHDTVPLPESLDALETITATDLAGPAEGSKPGTLAKISALGSTLCWRNQGLPSLQSERAKRRNRVMAQVLNALGSNRLPSMPGESKTGGATPYQFCGVSSGRALLQHLRDRGWQCHARIRASVASFGLGASTHNGEHWQQVPLAVPYRTGLLDANGEEINALLPHCSLELELQPPDPEAESVMVQYYQGTEGLNGWAALNDQHRPWQNDRSNGSVAYPTDELRDHPLEEALDLCELMGAVHNSEAQFSDLHGGGYGALGFCIDSTALVELAITGTTSLFPLTLGDLWRERLLRQLQHLLDAGLEAPNSCVERYRVSLEQLPQDLFHTSNSRSDAQRRLRLSQPRHSPFALVRALNGETAQMP; this is encoded by the coding sequence ATGGCAGATGAACTGCTCAGGCTCAGCCCCGAATGGGGCCAACGCGCCGAGGATGGAACCGATCTTGCTCCTCTGCTGGCCCTCGACCAGGCGCTCGAGCTGAGCAGCTTGCGCCAAGGCATCAGTCGTGATGCCTTTCTTAAGGACCTTCTCAGGGATCTTCACCACCAGCAGCTGATCCCCTTGCTGCTGATGCTTCCGCGTCGTTGGAAGCTGCAGCAGGCCAGCTTGCCGGAGCATTTGCGCTCGATCGGCAACGTGCTGGAAACAGGCCTGATCAGTCCATTGCTGCTGGCCACGGTGGCGGATGACCTGCAACATCTGCTGCCCCCATCACCCAAGCGTCAACAACGGGGTGCCATCGATCGATGGAGTGAACGTGATGTAGCGCTCAGCGATCACGACACCGTGCCGCTGCCCGAAAGCCTGGACGCGCTCGAAACGATCACGGCAACAGACCTTGCAGGCCCCGCTGAGGGCTCAAAACCTGGCACCTTGGCCAAGATCAGTGCCCTCGGGAGCACGCTCTGCTGGCGCAATCAAGGGCTTCCTTCACTTCAATCCGAGCGTGCAAAACGGCGCAACCGGGTGATGGCCCAGGTGCTGAATGCACTCGGCAGCAATCGATTGCCCTCGATGCCTGGCGAATCCAAAACGGGCGGAGCCACGCCTTATCAGTTCTGTGGAGTGAGCAGTGGGCGAGCCCTGCTCCAACACCTGCGTGACCGCGGATGGCAGTGCCATGCCCGAATCCGAGCCAGCGTCGCCAGCTTCGGACTCGGTGCCAGCACGCACAACGGTGAGCATTGGCAGCAGGTCCCTCTGGCCGTTCCCTATCGGACCGGACTACTGGATGCGAATGGGGAGGAAATCAATGCACTTCTCCCCCACTGCTCTCTGGAACTGGAACTACAGCCTCCAGACCCGGAGGCTGAGAGCGTGATGGTGCAGTACTACCAGGGGACAGAGGGGCTCAATGGCTGGGCCGCTCTGAATGATCAACATCGCCCCTGGCAAAACGACCGCAGCAACGGAAGCGTGGCCTATCCGACGGATGAACTCCGCGACCACCCCTTAGAGGAGGCCCTCGATCTCTGTGAACTGATGGGAGCCGTGCATAACAGCGAAGCCCAGTTCAGTGATCTTCATGGGGGTGGGTACGGAGCTCTGGGCTTCTGCATTGACTCCACCGCCTTGGTGGAGCTGGCCATCACAGGAACAACCAGCTTGTTTCCTCTCACCCTCGGCGACCTCTGGCGAGAGCGACTGCTTCGCCAGCTCCAGCATCTGCTTGATGCGGGGCTTGAGGCACCCAACAGCTGTGTGGAGCGCTACCGCGTCAGTCTCGAGCAGCTGCCCCAGGATCTCTTCCACACCAGCAACTCTCGCTCCGATGCACAGCGCAGACTGCGGCTCAGCCAGCCCCGTCACAGTCCGTTCGCCCTCGTGCGAGCCCTCAACGGGGAGACAGCGCAGATGCCGTGA
- a CDS encoding alpha/beta hydrolase, with product MSGSSANSSANVRSSAVQHQRRRLRRGRRWLVVAVVCVAMLGLLGFTAVRRDASSLLAPQSLFELLTWFGSVVVIVTALVGVYSVMVDFVFWEGWMQGLPDPSRLFSAEEGPEGRHRHYLVYLDGIHQSEESHPPRVSEFLGCLDDAIAADTLLVKGIEAYTITNAGLRSTTLGGWFWQRLFALQEHHPNGLIRFICSFCVQANNVIKVGISSDRRYGPVMNYELALKIARRLESAGFHPSRAARIVLVGYSGGGEMAIGTAEILQQLCRVPVQVITVCGVFSGNGALETIRDVAMVVGSRDPVAALGRIAYPGRLSLLLLSNWNRWQRKNPLHRYPIEGMSHNGGSGPFSVAYRGEVVKAICRELERSDLTASALSPR from the coding sequence ATGAGTGGTTCATCCGCCAACTCGTCCGCCAATGTTCGGTCGTCTGCGGTGCAGCATCAGCGGCGTCGCCTGCGTCGTGGGCGCCGTTGGTTGGTCGTGGCGGTGGTGTGTGTGGCGATGCTCGGCTTGCTCGGGTTCACGGCCGTGCGTCGGGATGCGTCCTCGCTGCTGGCGCCGCAATCACTGTTTGAACTGCTGACCTGGTTCGGCTCGGTTGTGGTGATTGTGACCGCTCTGGTCGGTGTGTATTCGGTGATGGTGGATTTCGTGTTCTGGGAAGGCTGGATGCAGGGTCTCCCTGACCCCAGCCGATTGTTTTCCGCAGAGGAGGGGCCGGAAGGCCGCCATCGTCATTACTTGGTGTATCTCGATGGCATTCATCAGAGCGAGGAAAGTCATCCGCCGCGTGTCAGCGAATTTCTGGGTTGCCTGGATGACGCCATCGCTGCCGACACGCTCTTGGTCAAAGGCATTGAGGCTTACACCATTACCAATGCAGGACTGCGCTCCACGACGCTGGGTGGTTGGTTCTGGCAGCGTCTCTTCGCTCTGCAGGAACATCACCCCAATGGTCTGATCCGTTTCATCTGTTCCTTCTGTGTGCAGGCCAACAATGTGATCAAGGTCGGCATTTCCTCCGATCGTCGTTACGGCCCCGTGATGAATTACGAGCTCGCGTTGAAGATCGCGCGCCGTCTGGAGTCGGCGGGCTTTCACCCCAGCCGCGCCGCTCGCATCGTTCTTGTTGGGTACAGCGGTGGTGGAGAAATGGCCATTGGTACGGCGGAGATTCTTCAGCAGCTCTGCCGCGTGCCCGTGCAGGTGATCACTGTCTGTGGTGTGTTCAGTGGAAACGGCGCCTTGGAAACGATCCGGGATGTGGCCATGGTGGTGGGCAGTCGGGATCCCGTCGCGGCACTGGGACGAATCGCCTATCCCGGCCGCCTGTCGCTGTTGCTTCTTTCGAACTGGAACCGCTGGCAGCGAAAAAATCCTCTCCACCGCTACCCCATTGAGGGGATGAGTCATAACGGTGGCTCAGGCCCCTTTTCGGTGGCTTACCGCGGCGAGGTGGTGAAAGCCATCTGTCGTGAACTGGAGCGCTCGGACCTCACGGCATCTGCGCTGTCTCCCCGTTGA
- a CDS encoding DUF6629 family protein, with amino-acid sequence MCFSASASFTASAVLIPLGLYSNHLATRHERPDYKPLALVPFFFGVQQLVEGLEWTAIDNGGLEPLGSIAAKGFLFFAYCFWMIWIPWSAWSISRSTDSKGLQRRLKWVAIVATVLGIGFYIPVLFQADLVQPAIESGRIHYQVDTTWHNFVNTEPVGQLTYWGFIVLPLVALSDRAVKLFGILIFVSIFLTWFTYSIAFNSVWCFYCAVLSIMVIWIVNRPHLRQA; translated from the coding sequence ATGTGTTTTTCGGCCTCGGCAAGTTTCACGGCATCGGCCGTGCTGATTCCTCTCGGTTTGTATTCAAACCATCTGGCCACCCGCCATGAGCGGCCGGATTACAAACCTCTGGCCTTGGTGCCCTTTTTCTTCGGTGTGCAGCAGCTCGTCGAAGGATTGGAGTGGACGGCCATCGATAACGGCGGATTGGAGCCTCTGGGAAGCATTGCTGCGAAGGGGTTTCTGTTCTTTGCCTATTGCTTCTGGATGATCTGGATTCCATGGAGTGCCTGGTCCATCAGTCGAAGTACCGACTCCAAGGGATTGCAACGGCGGCTCAAATGGGTGGCGATTGTGGCCACGGTGCTGGGGATCGGTTTTTACATTCCCGTGCTGTTTCAGGCCGACCTTGTGCAACCCGCTATCGAATCCGGTCGCATTCACTATCAAGTGGATACCACTTGGCACAACTTTGTGAACACCGAACCAGTCGGTCAACTTACCTATTGGGGATTCATTGTGTTGCCGCTGGTTGCACTCAGTGACCGCGCGGTCAAGTTGTTCGGCATCCTGATCTTTGTGTCGATCTTTCTCACCTGGTTCACCTACAGCATCGCCTTTAATTCCGTGTGGTGCTTCTACTGCGCCGTTCTATCGATCATGGTGATCTGGATCGTGAATCGCCCCCACCTCCGTCAGGCCTGA
- a CDS encoding glutamate-5-semialdehyde dehydrogenase: protein MPVQAVPEPSPELLSLAVGLRRAATDLGQTSDQERREALLAMAQSLQSHADAIVAANLEDRQRAEQSGLAPALLARLKLDATKLDGAIAGVRQLAELPDPLGQRQLHRELDEGLVLERVSVALGVVGVIFEARPDAVIQIASLAIRSGNGAILKGGREAECTNKAVMSALQDGLKATAVSPDALALLTTREDSLALLRLDGLVDLIIPRGSNELVRFIQDNTRIPVLGHADGVCHLYVDAEADPDQAVRIAIDSKTQYPAACNAIETLLVHSSIAAAFLERAIPVFQAKGVGLLGDPEACRLGIQDVATDADWSTEYLDLTLSVRIVDDLEMALEHIRRYGSRHTEAISTRNRATAERFLRAVDSAGVYHNCSTRFADGFRYGFGAEVGISTQTLPPRGPVGLEGLVTYRYRLRGDGHIAADYASGDRQFTHRDLTA from the coding sequence ATGCCCGTGCAGGCCGTTCCAGAACCCTCCCCGGAGCTTCTGTCGCTAGCGGTTGGATTGCGCCGGGCTGCGACTGATCTGGGCCAGACAAGTGATCAGGAGCGCCGTGAGGCTCTGCTGGCCATGGCCCAGTCACTCCAATCCCACGCGGACGCCATCGTGGCGGCCAATCTTGAGGATCGTCAGAGGGCTGAGCAGAGCGGCTTGGCTCCGGCCTTGCTGGCACGTCTCAAGCTCGATGCAACCAAGCTGGATGGTGCGATTGCCGGTGTGCGTCAGCTGGCGGAATTGCCGGACCCCCTCGGCCAGCGTCAGCTGCATCGCGAACTGGATGAAGGGCTGGTGCTCGAGCGGGTGAGCGTGGCTCTCGGGGTTGTGGGTGTGATCTTCGAGGCACGCCCTGATGCTGTGATCCAGATCGCATCACTGGCGATCCGATCTGGGAATGGCGCGATTCTCAAAGGTGGACGCGAAGCCGAGTGCACCAACAAGGCGGTCATGAGCGCCCTTCAAGACGGGCTCAAGGCAACCGCCGTGTCGCCTGATGCGCTCGCCTTGCTCACCACCCGAGAAGACAGCCTGGCGCTGCTGCGGCTCGATGGATTGGTGGATTTGATCATCCCCCGCGGCAGCAATGAGCTCGTGCGTTTCATTCAGGACAACACCCGCATCCCGGTTCTTGGGCATGCGGATGGGGTCTGTCACCTTTACGTCGATGCCGAGGCTGATCCTGACCAAGCTGTGAGGATTGCCATCGACAGCAAGACGCAGTACCCCGCTGCCTGCAATGCCATCGAGACGTTGCTGGTGCATAGCTCCATCGCCGCCGCCTTCCTAGAGAGGGCCATTCCGGTCTTCCAGGCCAAGGGTGTGGGTCTGCTCGGCGACCCGGAAGCCTGCCGTCTCGGCATCCAGGACGTGGCGACTGATGCGGACTGGAGCACGGAGTATCTCGATCTCACCCTGTCGGTGCGAATCGTGGACGATCTCGAGATGGCCTTGGAGCACATCCGCCGTTATGGATCCCGTCACACCGAAGCGATCTCCACCCGCAATCGCGCCACGGCGGAACGGTTCCTGCGAGCTGTTGACAGCGCAGGGGTCTACCACAACTGCTCGACCCGTTTTGCTGATGGATTCCGTTATGGATTCGGCGCGGAGGTGGGCATCAGCACGCAGACGTTGCCTCCCCGTGGTCCTGTGGGGCTTGAGGGTTTAGTCACCTATCGCTACCGCTTGCGAGGTGATGGGCATATCGCTGCCGACTATGCCTCCGGTGATCGTCAGTTCACCCATCGGGATCTGACGGCATGA
- the folB gene encoding dihydroneopterin aldolase has protein sequence MTQQPLDVIRVDDLRLWAHVGVLDHERRDGQWFRVDLALHLDVSQAALADSLEATADYSQAVKALQNLAADIRCQTIEHFSERMFDVLEQLYGSIPIQLRLCKCHPPIPGFVGTVSIERWRRKPS, from the coding sequence ATGACTCAGCAACCGTTGGATGTGATTCGGGTCGATGATCTGCGTCTCTGGGCCCATGTTGGCGTGTTGGATCATGAGCGCCGCGATGGCCAGTGGTTTCGTGTTGACCTGGCGCTGCACCTTGATGTGAGCCAGGCGGCGTTGGCCGATTCGCTGGAGGCCACCGCCGATTACAGCCAGGCGGTGAAGGCCCTTCAAAACTTGGCCGCTGACATTCGATGCCAGACGATTGAACATTTCAGTGAACGCATGTTCGACGTGCTCGAACAGCTCTATGGCTCCATTCCGATTCAGCTGCGTCTCTGCAAGTGCCACCCTCCCATCCCAGGATTCGTCGGTACGGTGAGCATCGAACGCTGGCGCCGCAAACCGTCCTGA
- a CDS encoding triacylglycerol lipase, whose product MTSSAPSATRRPLVLVHGLWDTPRLFRRLERQLEAHAFPLLVPHLPHRLGAVPLSNLAEQLDEHIRRHFGDEQTIDLLGFSMGGVISRIWLQQLGGVHRTHRFISVGSPQRGTITAQWIPPWLFAGLADMKRGSPLLRSLNDDVASLRQIDCLSYYCRWDLMVVPGWQAHLPVGAVHSVPVLTHQQLISDPRALDRLEQALLRD is encoded by the coding sequence ATGACCTCCTCGGCGCCGTCAGCCACCAGGCGACCCTTGGTTCTTGTGCATGGGCTGTGGGATACACCGCGCCTGTTCCGCCGTCTGGAGCGGCAGCTCGAAGCCCATGCCTTTCCACTGCTGGTGCCGCACCTGCCCCATCGCCTGGGCGCGGTTCCTCTATCCAACCTGGCGGAACAGCTTGATGAGCACATCCGTCGTCATTTCGGCGATGAGCAGACCATTGATCTGCTCGGCTTTTCGATGGGTGGTGTCATCTCCAGGATCTGGCTTCAACAGCTCGGAGGTGTGCATCGCACCCATCGCTTCATCAGCGTCGGTAGTCCCCAGCGCGGCACGATCACCGCGCAGTGGATCCCTCCCTGGCTGTTTGCCGGCCTGGCGGACATGAAGCGGGGCAGTCCGTTGCTGCGCTCTCTCAATGACGATGTGGCCTCGCTCCGTCAGATCGACTGTCTCAGCTACTACTGCCGCTGGGACCTGATGGTGGTGCCGGGCTGGCAAGCCCATCTTCCGGTGGGGGCCGTGCACAGTGTCCCTGTGCTCACGCACCAACAACTGATCAGTGATCCGCGCGCCCTCGATCGGTTGGAGCAAGCGCTTCTGCGTGACTGA